The stretch of DNA CTAATAATGGTTCTATTTCCTTTCGTATCTGTTTGCAGAAATTGGATCATCAAAATTTTTTAGGCTAGATGATTCCAAAGTTATTTGTTGGTTATACCACAAGGTAAGCTATGTAAAGTTTCTGATGTTCAAAGATGTATTTTTGAAACACCATCATTCTGAGGTATTTTTAAGTTTCATTTCTTAGCTCTTCATTGGAAATATACACGTGAGGAAAGTGGACTTGTCATATGATAATTCTTGTGGTTATATCACAACTTTTCTTGTGATGTTTAGCATCTTAGAGGTTACATTTGTTTGTTTCCAGTGAAAAATCATCAATCAAGTGGCAATACCTGTCAACTTATAGTTGTTTTAAATgatctttatcttttctggtatttttcttttcttttctgtcATGTGACAATGGCTGTAAACTTCGGTATATCTAGTATTGATCTAATTGAGTAACCCTTGCACTTCATTTTTGTGTTCTCTGGCTACAGGTATGTCAACTAAAACAGACTCTATTGACTTTGGACAAAAACTATGCAGCTCAAGATGAGAAAGATACATGTATATCTCATTAATACTCATATTTTATCGGTTAATCTTAAACCACTGTCTTCCCTAGTTTTATTTGATACATTACCCATTCATTAAGTCATTTCTATTGTTGGTGTAGTATCTGATGCAGTTTCAATATTGGGGGAGTATTTAAAAGCTGATCCTTGGTTGGAGCTTCTATGTAGTCATTTGAGGTAAAGGCAAAGAGTTTCTTTTCAAGTCATAGACCATCATGCATATATAGAATCCTTTACCCAATTCTGTGACGTATTTACTAATCCAGGTTATGGGTGTGTTTTCAGGCTAAACTTATTAGAGGTCATGCGGAAAGAACCAGAAAAACATGTACCAAATTCTGTAGAGAGCGACATAGGCTCAGCCGTTTCACAGGTTTGCACATAGAGTAAACTAGTTAATTGTTAATGGTCTCTATTTCCTGTCTCATTTTTTGttgattgccaaatttcattCACGTATGTGTTCTACTACGGAAAATGGCTTTAGTCTTGGCTAAAATATTTTGTACTCGTTCTACTTATCCTTAAATCACTTGATAGGACATGAATAGGAAATTATTAAGAATGTTCTAGGGGGCTGAGGGGAAAGAAAATGTTAGTAGGGGTGTCTTTAGAATTCATCGGGAGGCTTAAGGAATCCTCGAATTTGCCCTTCTATCTttcattttcttgtattttcgGAATTTGGCTATCAATAGAGAAGGCTTAAGAGGCACTTGTCAGATCTAAATTCCTATCATCACTCTCTTTCATAGGATACTTGTATGCATATATTGATTTTTCCCggctatttttaatattttagaagATAAAACACTTGGTCTTGAATAAAATCTATATTGCAGAAACATATAATAAATCAAAGTACTTAGTGACTGGTTTATTTGGTGCAGCAATATTTTCCAAGTGATTGTGTGGACTTAAATTCATTAGACTGATTTTTGTACCACATTTTATAATTTGTCAGGAGAAGAATAAGATTAACGGTAGAACTACAAGAGCCGGAAAGCAAACTAAGAAGGCAAAAATGGAGACAGAATCACATAACATTAAGGATATGTTTTCTAGAGCTTCTAGAAGGAAGAACTAACAGACTATTTAACTAGATAACAAAAGAAAAGAAGCAGAGTCTTTGTTTTCTAGGACTTTAGAGGACTCTTATTAGTAGTCCTATGTTCTGTATATTGATTTGGCATGTTGTAATGAGCCTAATTCATGATTCTGTCATAATTAACATGAATTCCCTTACTCAAATTTAAAACTCCTTGTGAGACTTTACTTTTATTACTTGCATGTTTAATTCAATTTTGGGGATGAGATATGGCTGGTTAGGACTGTGCTCTATCATCTGTTGTGCCATATTTAATTCACAAATcctagaagaagaaaataataataatagagcaAAGTTTCATGTGCTATAAAGAAGGGTGGGGGTTGCCATCAACAGTGAGGATCAGATAGGAAGAAAGAGAATTTAAAGCTAATATGGTCAGTGGTCTAGTATGGGGTATTGATTTGGGCAATCTTCCACATTTGACACTTTCAAGCAATTCTTATGAAGTGGTGAAATGTATGTgctattttatttacttttgttAATAGGAATGCAAATGTTATTGCTATAAGAAGAAAATGAGACTAGTTGCTTTTATTCAATGttataaaataaatggattagatGTATAAAAAAGatttagtaactaattgatTTAGATTAAGCTCATGTGTCAAAACTTCAATTAAAAGTAGTGATAGCAATAACTTAATAGTAATACACTTCTACCTACGAAAAGAGGTTCCGATTCCGAATTCCAATTCCCTTCTATCATATATAAAAAACAAAGCTatgtaaaatataaatatttatcagTTGTAACATTTTAGTAGTCAAAGTCAAAGATgcattttcaaaagaaaaatactCTAAAGTTGTTAATTGATATTATTTTGAGGAATGCTAATGTCAATTTCCTGTTACAACTTCTTAGTCAACCTTCACGTTCGAAAACacatattagaatattttttttttttcacgggGGTGTTCGTTATTCTTACAACATCAtctctgtaattttttttgaagttttttgaatagtttacagagctgaaaatacgtttgaagttttttgaacgcGCGTGGTAAATTGGAATATCAGGAACTCTGTTTTCGGTATTGTaaactatttagaatttttcaaaaaattacagggatgatactgtaactataacgaatatcgctatgaaaaaaaatttgaaaaaaaatatttcggcaTGTGATTTCAGACGTAGAGGTTgactaaaaaaattgtaataggaGGTTGTAATTAGCACTCCTCAAGTATTTTATCTTCTTGGTTTGAGTATGTTGATTCGGTTTTGATTGATGGTTCACCAAAATATTTTGTAACTATTATAAACGGCTCGTCGAACAATTTTTATCTTTGTAGATTAAGTATTGTTATTGGGCATTAATAATGCCTAACAAGCACCTTGTAGACATGTTGCCTTGAAATtgattagtaatattttttaaaaattattacattaaattatataagactgaatacttaattaaatcaatAGTAATGTTAATAGTGCATTTTAATATTTCTCATCTTTTTATGGTGTTGTGTTGCCATATACTACACTACTGTTAATGTACAtgttttgattttgattaactCTTATTGGTCATGTTTATGTAAGATTTGTATTTGTTTTTTTAGTACATTGGTATTAGTAGATATTGTTACTTTTAcccatttataaaaaatattactattaTATATTACTGTAAATATTTAACTACcatttcttttatctttttgttAGCTAGCCTGATGATCTTATCTTGCATAACTACCAATTTATGGCTGTAAAATTTGCTTGGTATGGTTTTAAGTTTTACTTTTTTGGCTCAAGGCATCTTTAATGAAgtcatcattttattttatttttaaaaatgttgGATTAGGATAATATATTGATAAAAGTATATGAGTACGGATTGAGTATgatatttctttaatatttttggATGTGGAAACTTCTACGTAGTTTCCattgatgtatatatatatatgtcttagCAATTAGCAAGCCCATACTCAAATAAATTAAACTTAGCCGTACCttaacattaaataaatattgaattgGACAAGATAAATAAGGACTATCCATTTCAATTCAAATATCTTTGCAATTGCATGTAGAGGACTtgccttttatatatatatttaaatcaaaatactaagcttacaaaattaatttaataaacacataaaatttcaaaataatgaattctttaaaaaaagagaagctaatttaaaaaatttgtcctacaaattttgacatgtattaaatatgtcatttgaatttttaaggtcgttaGAAATTTTGACTGAACTATtcagattgttggatttaagaacttttgttcaattttagagagaaaagtttaacatggatgaaagtttagggGACATGATTTGATATATGTAAAAAATCGAGCgatatgatttggtagatatcaaagtttagggaacataatttagtatatggAC from Cannabis sativa cultivar Pink pepper isolate KNU-18-1 chromosome 2, ASM2916894v1, whole genome shotgun sequence encodes:
- the LOC115719323 gene encoding uncharacterized protein LOC115719323, with amino-acid sequence MAWSQGFDETRLLIAPDNNSSSTNGVGRLLSLRHPKTGIATCYLLVDDVLQEMHWFKQPYSSWFLGDYVTEDGRLYTATSVDPIFIFLPIFEEGRMKKGDDLGKFRQLDEIMLIDGFPGYQHLLSIAEKSMQLVCEVKEIGSSKFFRLDDSKVICWLYHKVCQLKQTLLTLDKNYAAQDEKDTLSDAVSILGEYLKADPWLELLCSHLRLNLLEVMRKEPEKHVPNSVESDIGSAVSQEKNKINGRTTRAGKQTKKAKMETESHNIKDMFSRASRRKN